One region of Ascaphus truei isolate aAscTru1 chromosome 13, aAscTru1.hap1, whole genome shotgun sequence genomic DNA includes:
- the SELENOM gene encoding selenoprotein M, with protein MWFLLLLTGLFQPLLCFQIDWKKLDGISRGKVETCGGUQLNRLKEVKAFVMEDIPFYHNLEMKHMPGADPELVLMTSRNEELERIPLSDMKRDELNQLVRDLGFYKKDSPDASVPPEFQMAPAKATETLESEPGHPEIQEGKEDL; from the exons atGTGGTTCCTGCTGCTCCTCACTGGGCTGTTCCAGCCCCTGCTCTGCTTTCAGATCGACTGGAAGAAGTTAGACGGGATCTCACGGGGGAAAGTGGAG ACATGTGGCGGATGACAGCTGAACAGATTGAAAGAG GTGAAGGCCTTCGTAATGGAGGACATCCCTTTTTA ccACAACTTGGAGATGAAACATATGCCGGGAGCAGACCCCGAGCTCGTACTAATGACCTCCAGGAACGAGGAGCTTGAG CGGATCCCTCTCAGCGACATGAAGAGAGATGAACTCAACCAGCTCGTTAGGGACCTGGGATTTTACAAGAAGGACAGTCCAGATGCCTCTGTGCCCCCCGAGTTCCAGATGGCGCCAGCAAAGGCCACGGAGACACTAGAGAGTGAACCTGGGCACCCGGAAATCCAAGAAGGGAAGGAAGACCTGTAG